One Blastocatellia bacterium DNA window includes the following coding sequences:
- a CDS encoding glycosyltransferase family 39 protein produces MLNKSYSLNQTRIFIFVFSLIISLFSYLYFFHLGLTNLYGDGIAHLNIARKIVDLDTTSIWQRYIQLGSPWLPLPHFLMLPFIWHDYFWRTGLAGSLVSMISYLICVMSLFEIANIFASSYFRQEQHLLAGILAALIFALNPSILYLQSSPMTELPFLATYVLALYLLLKWSLSDSKKYLILSAFITSLATLTRYEAWAMLPGAVLVISIAQQGNIKERAKSVFLWAAIGSLGIIYWLWHNWAIYGNPLEFYNGFYSAKGIYLRLQSRLGWADFTVGNLPLASLVAIASSLACSGLVSLLGIFSFFYTIFLIFRAKNKEFLIKVLPTFLLVIPFLFTIYSLYTGNIQIYPLSAISLLNVRYGLNITLALAIFPIIFLKPDNTKKFLIVFSLVVFNYYWLISAGVNQLAVIQEPYRNNFNISESRARRKLTNYLLTHPPQKKTLIYSGDLAAVIAFSRLKFQDIVFEGIDGWHSEKIPENVNTVVVKEGDSLWQKLEKMPDFPKDFQLIYEIGPSPRMMVWQKIESDKINDK; encoded by the coding sequence ATGCTAAATAAATCCTACTCACTCAATCAAACGCGCATATTTATATTTGTTTTTTCTTTAATAATTAGTTTATTTAGCTATTTATATTTTTTTCATTTAGGTCTAACAAATCTTTATGGTGATGGGATTGCCCACCTAAATATTGCTCGAAAAATCGTAGACCTAGACACAACTAGTATTTGGCAACGTTATATTCAGCTTGGATCACCTTGGTTGCCACTTCCACACTTCTTAATGCTTCCTTTTATTTGGCATGACTATTTTTGGCGTACAGGCTTGGCTGGAAGTCTTGTTTCAATGATTTCTTACCTGATTTGTGTAATGTCTTTGTTTGAAATCGCTAATATTTTTGCTTCTAGTTATTTTAGGCAAGAACAACACTTGCTAGCAGGAATTTTAGCCGCCTTGATTTTTGCTCTTAACCCTAGCATTCTTTATCTACAATCTAGCCCAATGACCGAACTTCCTTTTTTAGCTACTTATGTTTTAGCTCTTTATTTGTTATTAAAATGGTCTTTGAGTGATTCAAAAAAATACTTAATCTTGTCAGCTTTTATAACTTCGCTTGCTACACTTACCCGTTATGAAGCCTGGGCAATGCTACCAGGTGCTGTTTTAGTTATTTCTATTGCTCAACAAGGGAATATCAAGGAAAGGGCGAAGTCAGTCTTTCTTTGGGCTGCTATAGGCTCTCTAGGCATAATCTATTGGCTTTGGCATAACTGGGCAATTTATGGTAATCCGCTAGAGTTTTATAATGGCTTTTATTCGGCAAAAGGTATTTATTTACGCTTACAATCTCGTTTGGGTTGGGCTGATTTTACTGTAGGCAATCTACCTTTGGCGAGTCTAGTTGCTATTGCTAGTTCTTTAGCCTGTTCTGGACTAGTTTCTTTGCTAGGAATATTTTCTTTTTTTTATACTATTTTTCTTATTTTTAGAGCAAAAAATAAAGAGTTTTTAATTAAAGTTTTACCCACTTTTTTATTAGTTATTCCATTTCTTTTTACTATTTATAGCCTCTACACTGGCAATATACAAATATATCCACTTAGCGCAATTTCTTTGCTTAATGTGCGTTATGGCCTAAACATCACATTAGCTTTAGCAATATTCCCTATTATTTTTCTAAAACCAGATAATACTAAAAAATTTCTTATTGTTTTTTCTCTAGTTGTGTTTAATTATTACTGGCTTATTTCTGCTGGAGTAAATCAATTAGCTGTAATTCAAGAACCTTATCGAAATAACTTTAATATTAGTGAATCTCGTGCGCGTAGAAAGCTGACTAATTATTTACTTACTCATCCACCACAAAAGAAAACTCTAATCTATAGCGGAGATCTAGCAGCAGTAATTGCTTTTAGCCGTCTTAAATTCCAAGATATTGTATTTGAAGGCATTGATGGTTGGCATTCAGAAAAAATTCCTGAAAATGTTAATACTGTTGTTGTCAAAGAAGGTGACTCTCTTTGGCAAAAGTTAGAAAAAATGCCAGATTTTCCCAAGGATTTCCAACTTATCTATGA
- the pgsA gene encoding CDP-diacylglycerol--glycerol-3-phosphate 3-phosphatidyltransferase, which translates to MNLPNTLTITRIFLVPILVVVLLTNVASKFGMPQQILGVSLFLAAALTDLLDGFLARRRGEVTTLGTLLDPIADKLLISAAFISLVETHVAPAWAVVIIIAREFAVSGLRSIAATEGFTIAASKMGKLKMATQVLAITLLLLGTVNGLPPSDNPNFGQILLEITKTKDITIDQFRLFCYSAGRGMLWIVVFSSLYSMVGYFYKFYGKVRNRFEVRQKRRRLRELMRRRKEKPIAENDLPMEEKNL; encoded by the coding sequence TTGAATCTCCCAAACACGCTAACTATTACACGTATATTTCTTGTGCCAATATTGGTAGTAGTCTTACTAACAAATGTTGCAAGCAAGTTTGGTATGCCCCAACAAATTCTAGGTGTTTCGCTATTTTTAGCTGCTGCACTTACAGATTTGTTGGATGGATTTCTTGCCCGTCGACGTGGAGAAGTTACTACTTTAGGAACTTTACTTGATCCAATTGCAGATAAATTATTGATTTCAGCGGCTTTTATTTCCTTAGTAGAAACTCATGTTGCTCCTGCCTGGGCCGTAGTAATTATTATTGCTCGTGAATTTGCTGTTTCTGGCTTGCGTTCTATTGCTGCTACTGAAGGCTTTACTATTGCTGCTTCTAAAATGGGTAAACTAAAAATGGCTACCCAAGTTCTAGCCATTACTTTATTACTTTTAGGTACAGTTAATGGTTTACCTCCATCTGATAACCCAAATTTTGGACAAATTTTATTAGAGATTACTAAAACAAAAGACATTACAATTGACCAATTTCGCTTGTTTTGTTACTCAGCCGGACGTGGTATGCTTTGGATAGTGGTTTTTTCTTCGCTTTATTCAATGGTTGGCTATTTTTATAAATTTTATGGCAAAGTCCGAAATCGTTTTGAGGTACGCCAAAAAAGAAGACGCTTAAGAGAGTTGATGAGACGACGTAAGGAAAAACCTATTGCAGAAAATGATTTACCTATGGAAGAAAAAAATCTTTAA
- the dnaN gene encoding DNA polymerase III subunit beta yields the protein MEFTVKKSNLQKELGFVQGVIEKKNTIPALQNISITSDGSDAIKIIATDLDVTIRCQCEAEVKTPGTMLIHARKLFEIVRNLPDAEIHLKKDEQSWAELRCQRSKYRIVGQPEDSFPTVPEPKETKLSFPADRLRYLIEHTIYAITQEENQRFALNGAQFVLSKESARMIATDGHRLAYVEQKNFVQDLTEDFKVLIPRKTLTELLKMLSDFADTANKGKDEKEAQKQPEFVYFEKDDNHLFFKVGQRLLISRTLSGQFPNYELVIPKEIKLSMVFSTSDFLSAIKRAALMADEKSRGIKLRVSDNLAEITSQSSEVGKAEETILTDYNGPEINVGFNSSYLLDFLNSVGTEEFNLEFKDVNSQAQLRPKKDLGLEYKYVVMPMRI from the coding sequence GTGGAGTTCACGGTAAAAAAGAGCAACCTGCAAAAGGAATTGGGTTTTGTTCAAGGCGTAATTGAAAAGAAAAACACTATTCCAGCTTTGCAAAATATTTCTATTACCTCAGATGGTTCTGATGCAATTAAAATTATTGCAACAGACTTAGATGTCACTATTCGTTGCCAATGTGAAGCAGAAGTAAAAACGCCTGGCACAATGTTAATTCATGCAAGAAAACTTTTTGAAATTGTTCGTAATTTGCCAGATGCGGAAATACACTTAAAGAAAGATGAGCAATCCTGGGCCGAACTTCGTTGTCAACGTTCTAAATATCGCATTGTAGGCCAACCTGAGGATTCTTTCCCTACAGTCCCAGAACCTAAAGAAACAAAACTTTCTTTTCCTGCTGACAGGTTGCGTTACTTAATTGAACATACTATTTATGCTATTACACAAGAAGAAAATCAAAGGTTTGCTCTTAATGGTGCGCAATTTGTGTTAAGCAAAGAATCTGCTCGTATGATTGCTACAGATGGTCATCGCTTAGCTTATGTTGAACAAAAAAACTTTGTTCAAGATTTAACAGAAGATTTTAAGGTGCTAATTCCAAGAAAAACGCTAACAGAATTGCTAAAAATGCTCTCTGACTTTGCAGACACAGCAAACAAGGGTAAAGATGAAAAAGAGGCTCAAAAACAACCAGAATTTGTCTATTTTGAAAAAGATGATAACCATTTATTTTTTAAGGTGGGTCAACGCCTTCTTATTTCTCGCACTCTTTCAGGCCAATTTCCAAACTATGAACTAGTTATACCAAAGGAAATAAAACTTTCTATGGTATTTTCTACTAGTGATTTTTTATCTGCTATTAAACGTGCTGCTCTTATGGCTGATGAAAAAAGCCGAGGTATTAAATTGCGAGTGTCTGATAATTTAGCAGAAATAACTTCTCAAAGTAGCGAAGTAGGAAAGGCTGAAGAAACAATTTTAACTGATTATAATGGGCCTGAAATTAATGTTGGTTTTAATTCTTCTTACCTATTAGATTTTCTTAACTCTGTTGGGACAGAGGAGTTTAACTTAGAGTTTAAGGATGTTAACAGCCAAGCACAACTACGACCTAAAAAAGATTTAGGTCTTGAATATAAATATGTAGTGATGCCAATGAGAATTTAA
- the dnaA gene encoding chromosomal replication initiator protein DnaA, giving the protein MKSSPNLWDSILSLIKEKINHQSFDTWFEPITFLSNSNNVIYLTAPDKVFENWIIENYSEEISKALSDLGLSNYRIIFSFNDKGKQSNNFRNKDFFDSQESIKASPSLVYSGFDDSGLDEFVSTRFVDIEPIETPLNQKYSFENFVVGSSNQFAHAAAQAVAAAPSKAYNPLFIYGGVGLGKTHLMHAIGHTIRSRNRHLRLVYISAEKFMNELINAIRYDKTLTFREKYRSIDVLLVDDIQFIAGKERTQEEFFHTFNALYDAQKQIVISSDCPPKEIPTLEERLHSRFEWGLLADIQPPDLETKVAILRRKAELEKIDLENDLALFIASKIKSNVRELEGSLVRLVAYSSLKKQPITLQLAQEVLRNIIDEDERGISIETIQKVVASHYGLKVNDLKSKNNSRSIAIPRQVAMYLCKTLTKASLPEIGREFGGKHHTTVLHSVNKITSLYQTDKDFHRVINSLTSSLK; this is encoded by the coding sequence ATAAAAAGTAGCCCAAATCTTTGGGACTCTATTCTTTCCTTAATTAAGGAAAAAATAAATCATCAAAGCTTTGATACTTGGTTTGAACCTATAACTTTTTTATCTAATTCCAATAATGTTATTTATTTAACTGCTCCAGACAAAGTATTTGAAAATTGGATTATAGAAAATTATAGCGAAGAAATATCAAAAGCTTTATCAGACTTAGGTCTTAGTAATTATCGTATTATTTTTAGTTTTAATGATAAAGGTAAACAAAGTAATAATTTTAGAAATAAGGATTTTTTTGATTCCCAAGAAAGTATAAAAGCTTCTCCATCATTAGTTTACAGTGGTTTTGATGATTCTGGATTAGATGAATTTGTTAGCACTAGATTTGTAGATATTGAACCCATTGAAACCCCATTAAATCAAAAATATTCATTTGAAAACTTTGTAGTAGGTTCTTCAAACCAATTTGCTCATGCTGCGGCGCAAGCTGTCGCCGCGGCTCCATCAAAAGCTTATAATCCTCTTTTTATATATGGAGGCGTAGGTTTAGGAAAAACCCACTTAATGCATGCCATTGGACATACTATTAGATCCCGTAACCGACACTTACGACTTGTTTATATTTCCGCAGAAAAGTTTATGAATGAACTAATTAACGCCATTCGTTACGATAAAACTTTAACTTTTCGTGAGAAGTATAGGTCAATAGACGTTTTACTAGTTGATGATATCCAATTTATTGCTGGTAAGGAAAGAACTCAAGAAGAGTTTTTTCATACTTTCAACGCATTATACGACGCACAAAAACAAATTGTTATTTCTTCTGATTGTCCACCTAAAGAAATTCCTACATTAGAAGAACGCTTGCATTCCCGATTTGAATGGGGTTTGCTAGCAGATATTCAACCACCTGACTTAGAAACCAAAGTAGCAATTTTAAGACGTAAAGCAGAACTGGAAAAAATTGATTTAGAAAATGATTTAGCTCTTTTTATTGCAAGTAAAATAAAGTCTAATGTTCGAGAATTAGAAGGCTCTTTAGTTCGTCTAGTCGCCTATTCATCGCTAAAAAAACAGCCTATTACATTACAACTGGCTCAAGAAGTATTAAGAAATATTATTGATGAAGATGAACGAGGAATTTCAATAGAAACAATTCAAAAAGTAGTGGCAAGCCATTATGGATTAAAGGTTAATGATCTAAAATCAAAAAATAACTCTCGTAGTATCGCAATTCCTAGACAAGTAGCAATGTATTTATGTAAAACATTAACAAAAGCTAGTTTGCCAGAAATCGGTAGAGAGTTTGGAGGAAAGCATCATACTACGGTGCTTCATAGTGTGAATAAAATAACTTCGCTATACCAAACTGATAAAGATTTCCACAGAGTTATCAACAGCTTAACTAGTTCATTAAAATAA
- a CDS encoding sigma-70 family RNA polymerase sigma factor, with the protein MQTSSKDFISRFNKEITEIYFSITKRYSITKEKFSEVLYFVIFRYLLKSSPDATSREIIAFLLQLNAQDLCFAVACAEADETAWEDFMRDYRGFLQAVAHQLTKNETQAEELVEIAWSELFGLREVEGKRVSKFSSYSGKGSLKGWLKAVLFQLSVDRHRKQGRYVQTEEEKDFERLTPAVAHTAEKNPSIGKRYQIATHKALEKAITTLDSRMKLVLSYYYYDNLTLKQIGQIFGVHEATASRWLQKIQQDIRQEVEKLLKQEHQFNNVQIKECLEFASQSEGVDIKTLLTSEPPRGP; encoded by the coding sequence GTGCAAACAAGTTCAAAAGATTTTATTAGTAGGTTTAATAAAGAAATAACAGAAATTTATTTCTCAATAACTAAAAGGTATTCAATAACCAAAGAAAAATTTTCAGAGGTTCTTTATTTTGTTATATTTAGATATTTACTAAAATCTTCTCCAGATGCTACTAGTAGAGAAATTATAGCCTTTTTACTTCAATTAAATGCTCAGGATCTTTGTTTTGCTGTTGCTTGTGCTGAAGCAGATGAAACAGCTTGGGAAGATTTTATGCGGGATTACAGGGGGTTTTTACAAGCAGTTGCTCATCAATTAACAAAAAATGAGACTCAAGCCGAAGAATTAGTGGAAATTGCATGGAGTGAACTTTTTGGACTTCGAGAAGTAGAAGGAAAAAGGGTTAGTAAATTTTCTTCTTATTCTGGTAAAGGTTCGCTAAAAGGATGGTTAAAAGCGGTTTTATTTCAACTTTCTGTTGATCGTCATCGAAAACAAGGTAGATATGTACAAACAGAAGAAGAAAAAGATTTTGAACGCTTAACACCGGCTGTTGCTCATACAGCGGAAAAAAATCCTTCTATAGGAAAGCGTTATCAAATTGCTACACATAAAGCACTAGAGAAAGCCATTACTACCTTAGATTCTCGTATGAAATTAGTGCTAAGTTATTATTATTACGATAACTTAACGTTAAAACAAATAGGACAAATTTTTGGGGTACATGAAGCTACAGCAAGTCGTTGGCTACAAAAAATTCAACAAGATATTCGACAAGAAGTAGAAAAACTTCTTAAGCAAGAGCATCAATTTAATAATGTTCAAATAAAGGAATGTTTAGAATTTGCTTCACAAAGCGAAGGTGTAGACATCAAAACTTTACTAACAAGTGAACCTCCAAGAGGCCCTTAA
- a CDS encoding twin-arginine translocase TatA/TatE family subunit, producing MLGLFLFPLGPTEMIVILVILVVLFGGKKIPELASGLGEGIKNFKKSMNDDPDADKEKVARIEETSKSK from the coding sequence ATGCTTGGCCTTTTTTTATTTCCTCTTGGCCCTACAGAAATGATAGTTATTTTAGTAATTTTGGTTGTTCTTTTTGGTGGCAAAAAGATACCAGAATTAGCATCTGGATTAGGAGAAGGAATTAAGAATTTTAAGAAGTCAATGAATGATGATCCTGATGCAGATAAAGAAAAAGTTGCACGTATTGAAGAAACTTCTAAGTCTAAGTAA
- a CDS encoding PASTA domain-containing protein, with the protein MGFARVFWTVFRRLLILAILLLAFIGSSLTAIYFSRGKEVKVPTFIGKKQSDVQRIAQGVGLTVSTIEVVDEEAPTGIVINQEPKAGMIVKTGYTIKVFLPSKKIENNTQP; encoded by the coding sequence TTGGGCTTTGCTAGAGTATTTTGGACAGTCTTTCGACGCTTACTTATTCTAGCAATTCTATTATTAGCCTTTATTGGTAGTTCTTTAACAGCAATTTATTTTTCTCGTGGTAAAGAAGTTAAAGTACCAACATTTATTGGTAAAAAACAAAGTGATGTGCAACGCATCGCTCAAGGTGTGGGACTAACAGTAAGTACTATTGAAGTTGTTGATGAAGAAGCTCCTACAGGTATTGTCATTAACCAAGAACCAAAAGCAGGTATGATAGTTAAAACAGGTTATACAATAAAAGTTTTTTTACCTAGCAAAAAAATAGAGAATAATACCCAACCTTAA
- a CDS encoding ribulose-phosphate 3-epimerase, translating into MQIKIAPSILSADFTRLGEQVREVEAAGAGILHVDVMDGHFVPNISIGIPVVESLRPITKLPIDTHLMISEADRYIERFAKAGSDMISVHVEAVPHLHRSLDLIHSLGCKAGVVLNPGTSLSTLDEILPYTDFVLLMSVNPGFGGQKFIKSTLEKISKLRKMITERDLNVHIEVDGGIDMTTAPQVTAAGAEWLVAGSAIFCAESPAKAVVEMQQIANKPFSV; encoded by the coding sequence ATGCAAATAAAAATAGCTCCTTCAATATTATCTGCTGATTTTACTCGTCTAGGTGAACAGGTAAGAGAAGTAGAAGCCGCCGGAGCAGGTATTTTGCACGTTGATGTTATGGATGGTCATTTTGTTCCTAACATCTCTATTGGCATACCTGTAGTTGAATCCCTAAGACCTATTACTAAACTTCCTATTGATACGCATTTAATGATTTCTGAAGCGGATCGTTATATAGAACGTTTTGCTAAAGCTGGTTCAGATATGATTTCTGTTCATGTTGAAGCCGTTCCACACCTTCACCGTAGTCTTGATTTAATCCATAGTCTAGGATGTAAGGCTGGTGTGGTGCTTAATCCAGGAACTTCACTATCAACTTTAGATGAAATTTTACCTTATACAGATTTTGTTTTACTAATGTCAGTTAATCCTGGCTTTGGAGGACAAAAATTTATTAAAAGTACGTTAGAAAAAATATCTAAGCTACGAAAAATGATTACAGAACGAGACTTAAATGTTCATATTGAAGTAGATGGTGGTATTGATATGACTACTGCTCCTCAAGTTACTGCTGCCGGAGCAGAATGGTTAGTTGCTGGTTCAGCTATCTTTTGCGCTGAATCTCCTGCTAAAGCTGTTGTAGAAATGCAGCAGATAGCCAATAAACCTTTTTCTGTTTAA
- the bamD gene encoding outer membrane protein assembly factor BamD, translating into MKLAKFFTLFIILTLSFSLSACSSNKTTKLSVSDNADQPRDGRDRELFEDALKEMQKKRYEQGRLLINTMVTTYGDSPLLPMAKLTIADSYYREGGTGNLVQAEAEYRDWLQFFPNHDLAPEVLIKTAEIHLRQIQSADRDQEHALKAEKILVETTKRFPKSKDNPKIVEYLDLVQEKLATHDLGVARFYFERRDAWKATESRCLDIIKKYPNFIEMDIALWYLGRALESQENTEDASKYFARIVREFPESKYRDAAAEKLELFGKVVPDPDPTITEKIVERRSMMARVMENLFGPTVAVSKEGILLKDGDKIDESTYELINTTARNTGSDPTSRGGSIGSKPTTDNADNNANPTNTNNEGDSNQPKIKEKKKNKKSKG; encoded by the coding sequence ATGAAATTAGCAAAATTTTTCACTCTTTTTATTATATTAACTTTAAGTTTTTCTTTATCTGCTTGTAGTAGTAATAAAACTACTAAATTATCTGTGTCTGATAATGCAGATCAGCCTCGTGATGGTCGAGATCGAGAGCTTTTTGAAGATGCTTTAAAAGAAATGCAGAAAAAACGCTATGAACAAGGCCGTCTGTTAATTAACACTATGGTGACAACTTATGGTGATAGCCCGCTACTACCAATGGCAAAACTTACTATTGCAGATTCTTACTATAGAGAAGGTGGTACAGGAAATTTAGTACAAGCAGAAGCAGAATATAGGGATTGGCTACAATTTTTTCCTAATCACGATTTAGCACCAGAAGTTTTAATTAAAACCGCAGAAATACACCTTAGACAAATTCAATCAGCAGACCGTGACCAAGAACACGCTTTGAAAGCAGAAAAAATTTTGGTAGAAACCACAAAGCGTTTTCCTAAATCAAAGGATAATCCAAAAATAGTAGAGTATTTAGACTTAGTACAAGAGAAATTAGCTACTCATGATTTAGGTGTTGCTAGGTTTTATTTTGAGAGACGTGATGCTTGGAAAGCTACAGAATCTAGATGTTTAGATATTATTAAAAAATATCCTAACTTTATAGAAATGGATATAGCCCTTTGGTATTTGGGGCGAGCCTTAGAGTCACAAGAAAATACAGAAGATGCTTCTAAGTATTTTGCCCGTATTGTACGCGAATTTCCAGAAAGTAAATATCGCGATGCTGCGGCTGAAAAATTAGAGCTTTTTGGTAAAGTTGTTCCAGATCCAGACCCAACTATTACAGAAAAAATAGTTGAACGTCGCTCTATGATGGCTCGTGTTATGGAAAATCTCTTTGGCCCAACAGTTGCCGTCTCTAAAGAAGGAATTTTACTTAAAGATGGCGACAAGATAGATGAATCAACTTATGAGCTAATAAATACTACTGCAAGAAATACAGGTAGCGACCCTACAAGTAGAGGTGGTAGTATTGGAAGTAAACCTACTACAGATAACGCGGATAATAATGCTAATCCTACAAACACAAACAATGAAGGAGATAGCAACCAGCCAAAAATAAAAGAGAAGAAAAAAAACAAAAAATCTAAAGGTTAA